The nucleotide sequence GCTTTTGCCAGATTGTAGAGTGCCGGGACAAGCTTCCGCTTGGTCAGATCACCAGCAGCGCCGAAAATGACCATCAGGCACGGGCCTGCGGGTTCTCTGAACGGCTCGGGAAATTCAAGGAACGCTTCCTTTGCAGACATAACCTAACCTCCGGATGCCCGCTCGACGTGGCCTCCAAATTTCTTTCTCATTGCCGACAACATCTTTTCCGCAAACGTGTGATCCTGCCGCGACCGGAAACGGGTGTAGAGACTTGCCGACAGCACGTCTACCGGAACCGCCTCCTCGATGGCGGCCATGATCGTCCAGCGGCCTTCGCCGGAGTCCTGCACGGAACCGGTGTACTCGGAGAGCGACGGACTCTCCGCCA is from Terriglobia bacterium and encodes:
- a CDS encoding 6-phosphogluconate dehydrogenase (decarboxylating), which codes for HNGIEYGLMQAYAEGFDIFRNANSNELPEEHRFDLNLPDIAEVWRRGSVVGSWLLDLTAMALAESPSLSEYTGSVQDSGEGRWTIMAAIEEAVPVDVLSASLYTRFRSRQDHTFAEKMLSAMRKKFGGHVERASGG